A region from the Pseudomonadota bacterium genome encodes:
- a CDS encoding ABC transporter substrate-binding protein has protein sequence MSLAATEASERGPHDRSNAARISRRSFLGATLAAPFLARAARAATSLNAYSIWPENYARPMMDAFEKASGIHVNFIRFSSGEALARVIAEKSNPQIDVLFGGPVETFTAGQGKDVFEPYKPASWSELPARFKDAGGMWTAMADDPLVFMANTEFLKQHNLNPPSSWDDLLNPAYKGMIQMADARTSGTAVTRIFSILQIHNRNEEQAFAYMKKLRQNVQLYTKSGGGGTLPVGLGQAGAGIFFIVDALYTRQQGYNVQISFPKEGIGSAAECIALIKGAKNPDAGKKLIDWATSPAMQSLLAPSKINFIPAHPKVETDPSLVSVLKGVKIIEIDDSWAGANRQRIVERWIAEVLNAS, from the coding sequence ATGAGTTTGGCTGCGACGGAAGCCTCCGAACGCGGGCCGCATGACCGATCCAATGCCGCGAGGATCAGCAGGCGCAGTTTCCTGGGAGCCACTCTGGCTGCCCCTTTTCTGGCGAGGGCTGCCCGCGCCGCCACAAGCTTGAATGCCTATTCGATCTGGCCGGAGAACTATGCCCGCCCGATGATGGACGCGTTTGAGAAAGCGTCCGGCATCCATGTCAACTTCATCAGGTTCTCGTCGGGCGAGGCGCTCGCACGCGTGATCGCGGAGAAAAGCAACCCACAGATCGACGTCCTGTTCGGCGGTCCGGTCGAAACCTTTACGGCTGGCCAGGGCAAGGACGTGTTCGAACCCTATAAGCCCGCTTCCTGGTCGGAGCTACCGGCGCGCTTCAAGGATGCCGGCGGCATGTGGACCGCGATGGCTGACGACCCGCTAGTTTTCATGGCCAACACGGAGTTCCTTAAGCAGCACAATTTAAATCCGCCGTCCTCCTGGGATGATCTGCTCAATCCGGCCTATAAGGGCATGATCCAGATGGCCGACGCGCGCACCTCAGGGACCGCGGTGACGCGCATCTTCTCGATCCTGCAGATCCATAACCGCAACGAGGAGCAGGCTTTCGCATACATGAAGAAGCTCCGGCAGAACGTGCAGCTCTACACCAAGAGCGGTGGCGGTGGCACGCTACCTGTCGGCCTCGGCCAGGCAGGAGCCGGTATCTTCTTCATCGTCGATGCGCTCTACACGCGTCAGCAGGGCTACAACGTGCAGATCAGCTTTCCGAAAGAGGGCATCGGCTCGGCGGCGGAGTGCATCGCGCTCATCAAAGGTGCCAAGAATCCCGACGCCGGCAAGAAGCTCATCGATTGGGCGACGAGCCCGGCGATGCAGTCCCTGCTTGCCCCCAGCAAGATCAATTTCATTCCCGCCCATCCGAAGGTCGAGACGGACCCGAGCCTCGTCAGCGTGCTCAAGGGCGTCAAGATCATCGAGATCGATGACAGCTGGGCCGGGGCAAACCGCCAGCGCATCGTCGAACGCTGGATTGCCGAAGTCCTCAACGCCAGCTGA
- a CDS encoding iron ABC transporter permease: MIAASTARRRWRVADDPLRAIVIAGLWLLLGVFVVYPLACLVVRAFSDDGAFTLAPFVSTLRNANHLRALRNSLLLAFLVAVVGTVAGFLFAFTAERARISRSAKRLLDAVALLPLISPPFTSSIAFVFSFGPRGLITHDLLGLQNTQVYGWTSTLAAEALTYFPLAYLALRPLIASIGGDLEEAAYSLGGSRWRVFRTVTLPLTVPGLGNAFLLLFAASLADFATPLILSGNDLPVLPTEAYLQITGMFDLKSGAVLSLLLLAPAALVFLAQRHFVARRSYVTVTGKVGGQGRPDSVAPWTRVFLICICVAVMAFIVYLYALLVYASAVVAFGANGTLTLNHYRVIFTEGLPAIRDTLIIALIGMPLGGLYGVVVGYLVSRTRFAGRQAMEIVSMINYALPGTIVGIAYLIAFNDKPFVLTGTAAIIIVCYVFRYSPTGIRTTVALLQQIDRSIEEASFSLGAGSFATFRRIMLPLILPAFFAGLGVVFIRAMTAISATIFLVSINWTLITVRILENMTELSLGPAAAFSVFVIVVVLVVTSALNLALRQMTTPEMRPSTVGG, translated from the coding sequence ATGATCGCCGCATCGACCGCGCGGCGACGATGGCGCGTCGCGGATGATCCTTTGCGTGCGATCGTTATCGCCGGGCTCTGGCTGCTGCTCGGCGTTTTTGTTGTCTATCCGCTCGCGTGCCTGGTCGTTAGGGCCTTTAGCGACGACGGCGCCTTCACTCTCGCGCCGTTCGTCTCGACGTTGCGGAACGCAAACCATCTGCGCGCCTTGCGCAATAGCCTCCTGCTGGCGTTCTTGGTCGCGGTCGTCGGCACGGTTGCGGGATTCCTCTTCGCCTTTACCGCGGAGCGGGCGAGGATCTCGCGCAGCGCGAAGCGTCTCCTCGATGCGGTCGCGCTGCTACCGTTGATCTCGCCGCCTTTCACCTCCTCGATCGCTTTCGTATTCTCCTTCGGCCCGCGCGGATTGATCACGCATGATCTGCTCGGCCTGCAGAACACCCAGGTCTATGGGTGGACGAGCACGCTGGCAGCCGAGGCGCTCACCTATTTCCCGCTGGCTTACCTTGCTTTGCGTCCGCTGATCGCGTCGATCGGCGGCGACCTCGAGGAGGCAGCCTACAGCCTTGGCGGCTCTCGCTGGCGCGTCTTCCGTACGGTGACGCTGCCATTGACCGTGCCCGGCCTCGGCAACGCCTTCCTGCTGCTGTTCGCAGCCTCGCTTGCCGATTTCGCCACGCCGCTAATCCTCTCCGGCAACGATTTGCCGGTTCTGCCGACGGAAGCCTATCTGCAGATCACCGGCATGTTCGACCTCAAGAGCGGTGCGGTACTCTCGCTTCTGCTGCTGGCGCCGGCGGCGCTTGTCTTTCTGGCGCAGCGCCACTTCGTCGCGCGCCGCAGCTATGTGACGGTCACGGGAAAGGTCGGCGGCCAGGGCCGGCCGGATAGCGTCGCGCCTTGGACGCGGGTGTTCCTGATCTGCATCTGCGTCGCCGTCATGGCCTTCATCGTCTACCTCTACGCGCTCCTCGTCTATGCCTCGGCTGTCGTCGCGTTCGGTGCCAACGGGACGCTGACGCTCAACCACTACCGCGTCATCTTCACGGAGGGGCTGCCGGCGATCAGGGATACGCTGATCATCGCCCTCATCGGCATGCCGCTCGGCGGCCTCTACGGCGTGGTCGTCGGCTATCTCGTGAGCCGCACGCGCTTCGCCGGCCGACAGGCGATGGAGATCGTCAGCATGATCAACTATGCGCTTCCCGGCACCATCGTCGGCATCGCCTATCTGATCGCCTTCAACGACAAACCCTTCGTCCTGACGGGCACGGCCGCGATCATAATCGTCTGCTACGTCTTTCGCTACAGCCCGACCGGAATCCGCACCACAGTCGCGCTGCTGCAGCAGATCGACCGCAGCATCGAGGAAGCCTCCTTCAGCCTGGGAGCGGGAAGTTTTGCGACATTCCGGCGCATCATGCTGCCACTCATCTTGCCGGCTTTCTTCGCCGGCCTCGGCGTCGTCTTCATCCGCGCCATGACGGCGATCAGCGCCACGATCTTCCTCGTCTCGATCAACTGGACGCTGATCACCGTACGGATCCTCGAGAACATGACCGAACTGTCGCTCGGCCCGGCAGCCGCCTTTTCGGTCTTCGTCATTGTCGTCGTTCTAGTCGTGACCAGCGCCCTCAATCTCGCGCTACGGCAGATGACGACGCCGGAGATGCGTCCATCGACGGTGGGCGGCTGA
- a CDS encoding ABC transporter ATP-binding protein, with the protein MAGASSVGIRLLRVSAVFRHPERGDIPAVRDVDLEVRPGELLTLLGPSGCGKTTTLRMIAGFQEPTSGQIFIGEREVTHVPVNKRDIGFVFQSYALFPHLSVFENVAYGLRVRGMSGSEVRAAVTDVLALVGLEGFDRRQPSELSGGQQQRVALARAIIIRPRVLLFDEPLSNLDAKLRVEMRTEIQRLQGTLGITTLYVTHDQEEAMAISDRIAVMQDGSIAQLGTAEELYRRPASTFVAGFLGRANILYGVVREVVGNRMTLDVGGTMMRFKSPFSYTPGTKLGVVIRPEAISLGPSDESVSAEVVSRVYLGDKVEYVVRLAGQMLQVVRSDPPEAEIFAPGQDVSLSLPSEGVQLLSDNS; encoded by the coding sequence ATGGCGGGCGCATCTTCCGTTGGAATCCGATTGCTCCGCGTGTCGGCGGTGTTTCGCCACCCGGAGCGCGGGGATATTCCTGCTGTGCGCGATGTCGATCTCGAGGTGCGACCGGGTGAGCTCCTGACGCTTCTCGGCCCTTCGGGCTGCGGCAAGACGACAACGCTACGCATGATTGCGGGTTTTCAGGAGCCCACCTCCGGTCAAATCTTCATCGGCGAGCGCGAGGTAACGCATGTGCCGGTGAACAAGCGCGACATCGGCTTCGTGTTTCAGAGCTACGCGCTATTTCCGCATCTGAGCGTATTCGAGAATGTCGCCTACGGGCTGCGCGTGCGCGGCATGTCCGGGAGCGAGGTGCGCGCCGCGGTCACCGACGTGCTCGCTCTCGTGGGATTGGAGGGCTTCGACCGGCGGCAACCCAGCGAATTGTCTGGTGGCCAGCAGCAGCGCGTTGCTCTCGCTCGCGCAATCATCATCAGGCCGCGGGTGCTGCTCTTCGACGAGCCTCTCTCAAATCTTGATGCTAAGCTCCGCGTCGAGATGCGGACCGAGATCCAGAGGCTTCAAGGGACGCTCGGCATCACAACCCTCTACGTCACGCACGATCAGGAGGAGGCCATGGCCATCTCCGACCGCATCGCGGTGATGCAGGATGGCAGCATCGCCCAGCTCGGGACCGCCGAAGAGCTCTATCGGCGGCCCGCCTCCACCTTCGTAGCGGGATTCCTCGGCCGCGCAAATATCCTCTACGGTGTCGTGCGCGAGGTCGTCGGCAACCGCATGACCCTCGACGTGGGCGGGACGATGATGCGATTTAAGAGCCCGTTTTCCTATACGCCGGGTACCAAATTGGGTGTCGTGATCCGTCCCGAGGCAATCTCGCTCGGCCCTTCGGACGAGAGCGTGAGTGCGGAGGTCGTGAGCCGCGTCTACCTTGGTGACAAGGTCGAATACGTCGTGCGCTTGGCGGGGCAGATGTTGCAAGTCGTACGCTCCGACCCGCCTGAAGCGGAGATTTTCGCGCCAGGTCAGGACGTCAGCCTCAGTCTGCCGAGCGAAGGTGTGCAGCTTCTCAGCGACAACTCTTGA